Proteins from one Streptosporangium becharense genomic window:
- a CDS encoding putative glycolipid-binding domain-containing protein — translation MRGLVWMKDGGAEYAEVELSADLAAVGVAIGTDPVPYRLEYTLRTFPGYMTELLSVRVHGAGWQRAIDLRRSAHGAWSCETKADGHLEGPFPGGDMGVLNDALDCDLEFSPLTDTMPVLRHDLAAREGRMDFVMAFVQVPHLHVVRHPRRYAHLGPNAVRFESEGSAADLTLDDDGIVVDYPGLAKLVRM, via the coding sequence ATGCGTGGGCTCGTATGGATGAAGGACGGGGGAGCCGAGTACGCGGAGGTGGAGCTCTCCGCCGATCTCGCCGCGGTCGGCGTGGCGATCGGGACGGACCCGGTGCCCTACCGGCTGGAGTACACCCTGCGGACCTTCCCCGGATACATGACCGAGCTGCTCTCCGTACGGGTCCACGGCGCGGGCTGGCAGCGGGCGATCGACCTGCGCCGGTCCGCCCACGGCGCCTGGTCGTGCGAGACCAAGGCCGACGGGCACCTGGAGGGGCCCTTCCCCGGCGGGGACATGGGCGTCCTGAACGACGCCCTCGACTGCGACCTGGAGTTCTCGCCGCTGACGGACACCATGCCGGTGCTCCGCCACGACCTCGCCGCCCGCGAGGGGCGGATGGACTTCGTCATGGCGTTCGTCCAGGTGCCCCACCTGCACGTGGTCCGCCATCCCCGGCGGTACGCCCACCTCGGCCCCAACGCGGTCCGCTTCGAGAGCGAGGGCTCCGCGGCCGACCTCACCCTGGACGACGACGGGATCGTGGTCGACTACCCGGGCCTGGCGAAGCTGGTTCGCATGTGA
- a CDS encoding N-acetylneuraminate synthase family protein produces the protein MRVLAVVPARGGSVGVPLKNLAAVGGSPLVARAVRACVRAELIDEVVVSTDHAEIAEVARAAGATVIDRPAELSGATASSESAVLHVLDHLNDTPDIVVLVQCTSAFIDPADLDGAIVKVMDGGADVVFSGLETHEFLWSADGAGVNHDPSHRPRRQDREPHFRETGAFYVMRAAGLREHGHRFFGAVAVQPVSPRHAIEVDTPEDLQIVRALAPFVDEPEPIDVDAVITDFDGVHTDDRAYVDQDGREMVAVSRADGMGIALLRRSGVKLMIMSTEHNPVVAARARKLGVPVLQGLTDKRTVLRDWLAIEGLDPARVAYVGNDVNDLGPMSDVGWPVTVPDAHPRVRAAARTVLSRPGGAGAVRELCDRVLAARPVNEAAPVPAPRAELRITPVAKPVQIGDTLVGAGQPVYVIGEIGINHNGDLDIARRLIDVAADAGCQAVKFQKRTPEICVPLEQRDQIRQTPWGEMTYMEYKIRTEFGLDEYTQIAKYCAERGLHWFASPWDVPSVEFLEAMDVVTHKVASASVTDLELLRALAETGKPIILSTGMSTLEEIDRAVEILGTSKLVLMHATSTYPLPPEEANLRTIITLQERYGVPVGYSGHERGLQISLAAVTLGAVTVERHITLDRTMWGSDHAASLEPSGLEHLVRDIRIIETALGDGVKRVFPGEEAPKSRLRRVTV, from the coding sequence TTGCGAGTCCTGGCCGTTGTCCCCGCCCGCGGAGGTTCGGTGGGCGTCCCGCTGAAGAACCTGGCCGCGGTGGGCGGCAGTCCCCTGGTCGCCCGTGCGGTGAGGGCCTGCGTACGAGCCGAGCTGATCGACGAGGTCGTGGTCAGCACCGACCACGCGGAGATCGCCGAGGTGGCCCGCGCCGCGGGTGCGACCGTGATCGACCGGCCGGCGGAGCTGAGCGGTGCGACCGCGTCCAGCGAATCAGCCGTGCTGCACGTGCTCGACCACCTGAACGACACGCCGGACATCGTGGTCCTCGTCCAGTGCACCAGCGCGTTCATCGACCCGGCCGACCTCGACGGCGCGATCGTCAAGGTCATGGACGGCGGCGCCGACGTGGTGTTCTCCGGCCTGGAGACGCACGAGTTCCTGTGGAGCGCCGACGGCGCCGGCGTCAACCACGACCCGTCCCACCGTCCGCGCCGCCAGGACCGCGAGCCGCACTTCCGCGAGACCGGCGCGTTCTACGTCATGCGGGCCGCGGGGCTGCGCGAGCACGGCCACCGCTTCTTCGGCGCGGTCGCCGTGCAGCCGGTGTCGCCGCGCCACGCCATCGAGGTCGACACCCCCGAGGACCTGCAGATCGTCCGGGCCCTGGCACCGTTCGTGGACGAGCCCGAGCCCATCGACGTCGACGCGGTGATCACCGACTTCGACGGGGTGCACACCGACGACCGGGCCTACGTCGACCAGGACGGCCGCGAGATGGTCGCGGTCAGCCGCGCCGACGGCATGGGCATCGCGCTGCTGCGCCGGTCGGGCGTCAAGCTGATGATCATGTCTACCGAGCACAACCCGGTGGTCGCCGCCCGTGCCCGCAAGCTCGGTGTGCCCGTCCTGCAGGGCCTGACCGACAAGCGGACCGTGCTGCGCGACTGGCTGGCCATCGAGGGGCTCGACCCGGCCCGCGTCGCCTACGTCGGCAACGACGTCAACGACCTGGGCCCGATGAGCGACGTCGGCTGGCCCGTCACCGTCCCCGACGCCCACCCCAGGGTCCGCGCCGCCGCCAGGACCGTGCTCAGCCGGCCCGGCGGGGCGGGTGCCGTGCGGGAGCTGTGCGACCGCGTCCTCGCGGCCCGCCCCGTGAACGAGGCCGCTCCCGTGCCCGCCCCCCGCGCCGAGCTGCGGATCACCCCGGTCGCCAAGCCCGTCCAGATCGGCGACACGCTGGTCGGCGCCGGGCAGCCGGTGTACGTGATCGGCGAGATCGGCATCAACCACAACGGCGACCTGGACATCGCGCGCAGGCTGATCGACGTGGCCGCCGACGCGGGCTGCCAGGCCGTCAAGTTCCAGAAGCGCACCCCGGAGATCTGCGTGCCGCTGGAGCAGCGCGACCAGATCCGGCAGACGCCGTGGGGCGAGATGACCTACATGGAGTACAAGATCAGGACCGAGTTCGGCCTGGACGAGTACACCCAGATCGCCAAGTACTGCGCGGAGCGGGGACTGCACTGGTTCGCCTCGCCCTGGGACGTGCCCTCGGTGGAGTTCCTCGAGGCCATGGACGTGGTGACCCACAAGGTCGCCTCCGCCAGCGTGACCGACCTGGAGCTGCTCCGCGCGCTCGCCGAGACCGGCAAGCCGATCATCCTGTCCACCGGCATGTCGACCCTGGAGGAGATCGACCGGGCAGTGGAGATCCTCGGCACCTCCAAGCTCGTGCTGATGCACGCCACCTCCACCTACCCGCTCCCCCCGGAGGAGGCCAACCTCCGCACGATCATCACCCTCCAGGAGCGGTACGGGGTGCCGGTCGGCTACTCGGGCCACGAGCGCGGCCTGCAGATCTCACTGGCCGCGGTGACCCTCGGCGCGGTGACCGTGGAGCGGCACATCACGCTCGACCGCACCATGTGGGGCTCCGACCACGCCGCCTCCCTGGAACCGTCCGGCCTGGAACACCTGGTCCGCGACATCCGCATCATCGAGACGGCCCTCGGCGACGGGGTCAAGCGGGTCTTCCCCGGCGAGGAGGCCCCCAAGTCCCGCCTGCGCCGAGTGACTGTGTGA
- a CDS encoding serine/threonine-protein kinase yields the protein MPGTALRPSDPARLGPYTLDARLGEGGQGTVYLGRAPEGERVAVKILHPRFAADPAARQRFEREIAVARQIAEFCTARVLDAGESGGHLYVVSEFIDGPSLQQAVETEGPRDGTTLQRIAISTVTALVAIHQAGIVHRDFKPANVLLGSGGPRVIDFGISKDLDAATANTSAIVGTPTYMSPEQIHGEPAAAPSDIFSWAVTMVFAATGRPAFGDDTIPAVLNRVLTAEPDLSGVPASLVPLLRDCLAKDAAARPTASELMFRLIGQSAPSVPSPFHQPGTGRAPERVWAPDAGRPRDSGPAYPALPHAAASAGTPSSPAPPSAPDTATWYGQRSHAAAPGLPSGPAGHHVPGLPSGPAGHGSPAFPTGPAASTFPPVPGTSTFPRGADPGGTDPRGSGMPGFSPGPDDSTFPAGRRPHDTAVTARGGGRTRAWWIGAAAAVSAVTVAAGAFAFSPLLAGTEGPPPAALTGTPDAGDPPGTGASQASGDSPASGDSPSPDESPTPGNTTPPTPAATPTAVTGDWKSAPVGDPLRGHRDEVAAVKVAQVDGRSVIVSGAYDRTVRLWDLESGKPLATLTGHTNWVRSIAVTELNGVAIAISGGDDGTIRVWDLAARKAVGDPIRTGAGVFSLDVAVLDGEPVVATGGDDGYVRVWNLRTGKAVGKARKVSAGAVFGLATAVHDGEPVAFTGGQDGIVYRQPLRVGAEGEMIRNQTGYISAVTTAELDGRLVVLSAGGEQEIYIDEAKGGNEARPPIRDHSSWIYSLAVGRVGSLTVVVSGSNDSDARVYDLDTGKPTGKPFKGHDHNVFATAVAERGGRPVAITGGGDDTVRIWRLG from the coding sequence ATGCCCGGTACGGCCCTGCGGCCGAGCGACCCGGCTCGCCTCGGCCCGTACACGCTTGACGCCAGGCTCGGTGAGGGCGGGCAGGGCACGGTCTACCTCGGCCGTGCCCCGGAGGGCGAGCGCGTCGCCGTCAAGATCCTGCACCCGAGGTTCGCCGCCGACCCGGCCGCGCGGCAGCGCTTCGAACGGGAGATCGCCGTCGCCCGGCAGATCGCCGAGTTCTGCACCGCCCGGGTGCTCGACGCGGGGGAGAGCGGCGGCCACCTCTACGTGGTCAGCGAGTTCATCGACGGGCCGTCGTTGCAGCAGGCCGTCGAGACCGAGGGGCCGCGCGACGGGACCACCCTGCAACGCATCGCGATCAGCACGGTCACCGCGCTCGTCGCGATCCACCAGGCCGGCATCGTGCACCGCGATTTCAAGCCGGCCAACGTGCTGCTCGGCTCCGGCGGGCCGCGCGTGATCGACTTCGGCATCTCCAAGGACCTGGACGCCGCGACCGCCAACACCAGCGCCATCGTCGGGACACCGACCTACATGTCGCCCGAGCAGATCCACGGCGAGCCCGCCGCCGCCCCCTCCGACATCTTCAGCTGGGCCGTGACGATGGTGTTCGCCGCCACCGGCAGGCCCGCGTTCGGCGACGACACCATCCCGGCGGTGCTGAACCGCGTCCTCACCGCCGAGCCCGACCTGTCGGGGGTGCCGGCGAGCCTCGTGCCGCTGTTGCGCGACTGCCTCGCCAAGGACGCCGCCGCCCGGCCGACGGCGTCCGAACTGATGTTCCGGCTGATCGGTCAGTCCGCCCCCTCCGTTCCCAGCCCCTTCCACCAGCCCGGGACCGGGCGGGCACCCGAGAGGGTATGGGCACCCGACGCCGGGCGGCCCCGCGACTCCGGGCCCGCGTATCCCGCCCTCCCGCACGCCGCGGCGTCCGCCGGGACCCCGTCGTCCCCGGCGCCTCCGTCCGCGCCGGACACCGCGACCTGGTACGGGCAGCGCAGCCACGCCGCCGCCCCGGGCCTCCCATCCGGTCCGGCGGGTCACCACGTCCCGGGCCTCCCGTCCGGTCCGGCGGGTCACGGATCCCCGGCCTTCCCCACAGGTCCGGCGGCCTCCACCTTCCCGCCCGTCCCGGGGACCTCCACCTTCCCCAGGGGCGCCGACCCGGGAGGGACGGATCCGAGGGGGAGCGGCATGCCGGGCTTCTCACCGGGGCCGGACGACTCCACCTTCCCGGCCGGGCGACGGCCCCATGACACGGCTGTGACCGCGCGGGGCGGGGGCAGGACGCGTGCGTGGTGGATCGGGGCCGCCGCGGCGGTCTCCGCCGTCACGGTCGCCGCCGGCGCCTTCGCGTTCTCGCCGTTGCTGGCCGGTACGGAAGGGCCCCCGCCCGCCGCGCTGACCGGCACCCCGGACGCCGGCGACCCCCCGGGGACCGGTGCCTCACAGGCGTCCGGCGACTCCCCGGCGTCCGGCGACTCCCCGTCCCCGGACGAGTCGCCGACCCCGGGAAACACCACCCCACCCACCCCGGCCGCCACGCCCACAGCCGTCACCGGAGACTGGAAGAGCGCGCCGGTCGGCGATCCACTGCGCGGACACCGCGACGAGGTGGCGGCGGTGAAGGTCGCCCAGGTCGACGGGCGGTCCGTCATCGTCTCGGGCGCCTACGACCGCACCGTCCGGCTGTGGGACCTGGAGAGCGGGAAGCCGCTGGCCACGCTCACCGGTCACACCAACTGGGTCCGCTCGATCGCGGTCACCGAGCTGAACGGCGTCGCGATCGCGATCTCCGGCGGCGACGACGGGACCATACGCGTGTGGGACCTCGCCGCCCGCAAGGCCGTGGGCGATCCCATCCGTACCGGCGCCGGGGTCTTCTCGCTCGACGTGGCCGTCCTCGACGGCGAGCCCGTCGTGGCGACCGGCGGGGACGACGGGTACGTGCGCGTGTGGAACCTGAGGACCGGTAAAGCCGTCGGCAAGGCCCGCAAGGTCTCCGCCGGAGCGGTGTTCGGGCTGGCCACCGCCGTCCACGACGGCGAGCCGGTCGCCTTCACCGGCGGGCAGGACGGCATCGTGTACCGTCAGCCGCTGCGCGTGGGCGCCGAGGGCGAGATGATCCGCAACCAGACCGGCTACATCTCCGCCGTGACCACGGCCGAGCTGGACGGCAGGCTCGTGGTGCTGTCCGCCGGAGGCGAGCAGGAGATCTACATCGACGAGGCCAAGGGGGGCAACGAGGCCCGCCCGCCGATCCGCGACCACAGCAGCTGGATCTACTCCCTGGCCGTGGGCCGGGTGGGGTCGCTGACGGTCGTCGTCTCGGGCAGCAACGACTCCGACGCCCGGGTGTACGACCTCGACACCGGCAAGCCGACGGGGAAGCCGTTCAAGGGGCACGACCACAACGTCTTCGCGACCGCGGTGGCCGAGCGCGGGGGGCGTCCCGTCGCGATCACCGGTGGTGGCGACGACACCGTCCGGATCTGGCGCCTGGGCTGA
- a CDS encoding alpha/beta hydrolase translates to MKRTLVRLGVLLLSALAVTAVLLALLTPFTADDTGGYGATATEIPDFRVNRLGERDHELTVDSAALGRDGMVRVLLPAGWKPGSGPWPVLYLLNGCCQAEYDSWITDGEAARLTAGYRALVVVPEGGAVGFYSDWRDGPGWETFHLIEIRQILESEYGAGERRAVAGLSMGGFGAMSYAARHPGMFQAAASFSGVLDTRDGETVSRLLERHGESPAKLWGAPRDPAWAAHNPADLTGSLRGVRLFVSSGDGSPGPLDVPAAARDDGEATLFRQTRTFTERALANGVEVTADLYGPGTHTWPYWRRGLERALPMLMGSIGAAP, encoded by the coding sequence GTGAAACGCACCCTCGTACGCCTGGGAGTCCTGCTGCTGTCCGCTCTCGCGGTGACAGCGGTACTGCTGGCGTTGCTGACGCCGTTCACCGCCGACGACACCGGCGGGTACGGGGCGACGGCGACGGAGATCCCCGACTTCCGGGTGAACAGGCTGGGTGAGCGCGACCACGAGCTCACCGTCGACTCCGCCGCTCTCGGCCGCGACGGCATGGTCCGGGTCCTGCTGCCCGCGGGCTGGAAGCCGGGCTCGGGCCCGTGGCCGGTGCTCTACCTGCTCAACGGCTGCTGCCAGGCCGAGTACGACAGCTGGATCACCGACGGCGAGGCCGCGCGGCTCACCGCCGGGTACCGTGCGCTGGTGGTCGTCCCCGAGGGCGGCGCCGTCGGCTTCTACTCCGACTGGCGTGACGGGCCGGGCTGGGAGACCTTCCACCTGATCGAGATCCGGCAGATCCTGGAGAGCGAGTACGGCGCGGGCGAACGCCGGGCGGTGGCCGGACTGTCCATGGGCGGGTTCGGCGCGATGTCGTACGCCGCCCGTCACCCGGGCATGTTCCAGGCCGCGGCCTCCTTCTCCGGAGTGCTGGACACCCGCGACGGCGAGACCGTCAGCCGGCTCCTCGAACGCCACGGTGAGAGTCCCGCCAAGCTCTGGGGCGCCCCCCGGGATCCCGCCTGGGCGGCGCACAACCCCGCCGACCTGACCGGCAGCCTGCGCGGGGTGCGGCTCTTCGTCTCCAGCGGCGACGGCTCCCCCGGCCCGCTGGACGTCCCGGCCGCCGCGCGGGACGACGGTGAGGCCACCCTGTTCCGCCAGACCCGCACCTTCACCGAGCGTGCCCTGGCGAACGGTGTCGAGGTGACGGCCGACCTCTACGGCCCCGGCACCCACACCTGGCCCTACTGGCGTCGCGGCCTCGAACGCGCGCTGCCCATGCTCATGGGTTCCATCGGCGCCGCCCCCTGA
- a CDS encoding carbohydrate-binding module family 20 domain-containing protein yields MRPYKLIVATVLSTLAGAAVAVPAVLGTPAQAAPPHPGPIVKLWNWNWNSVARECTDVLGPAGYGAVQVSPPTDSMSKGGSVWWDVYQPARYTLTSKFGDENAFRNMVKACHDAGVKVHVDAVINHMTGQGSTSYGGYTFGKYDYPGLYSSGDFHSPTCTINDSDYVNDGWRVQNCELLGLSDLNTGSEYVRDQIAGYLNRLTDLGVDGFRVDAAKHIHPGDLAAIRSKLKGSPYIHQEVIQGKDEAVQPGQYTGVGDVHEFVYGRKLKEQFTGQIKWLSSFGQSWGLSVPSDKAVVFVDNHDTERNGSTLNYKYGDAYRLANVFMLAWPYGTPRVYSGFTWNDKEAGPPSAGGGFVTDADCGNGRWTCFHRQMTGMVGFNRAVAGTPVGNWYDNGNNLIAFSRGGKGWVAINNEGGSVTRTFATGLPAGTYANVAGGGSVTVGANGSASVTVPARGAIAIHTGAGPGPTPTVNPGKVATSFNATVTTYYGQNVFVVGNVAELGGWDPAKAVALSSTGYPVWKATAALPANTRIEYKYIKKNPDGSVTWESDPNRSFTTPSGGTTTRDDTWR; encoded by the coding sequence ATGAGACCCTACAAACTCATCGTCGCGACGGTGTTGAGCACCCTGGCGGGTGCCGCCGTCGCCGTACCCGCCGTGCTGGGCACCCCCGCCCAGGCCGCGCCGCCCCACCCCGGCCCGATCGTCAAGCTGTGGAACTGGAACTGGAACTCCGTCGCCAGGGAGTGCACCGACGTGCTCGGCCCGGCCGGGTACGGCGCGGTCCAGGTCTCCCCGCCGACCGACTCGATGTCCAAGGGCGGCTCGGTCTGGTGGGACGTCTACCAGCCCGCCCGCTACACCCTCACCAGCAAGTTCGGCGACGAGAACGCCTTCAGGAACATGGTGAAGGCCTGCCACGACGCGGGCGTCAAGGTGCACGTCGACGCGGTCATCAACCACATGACCGGGCAGGGCAGCACCAGCTACGGCGGCTACACCTTCGGCAAGTACGACTACCCCGGGCTCTACTCCTCCGGCGACTTCCACTCCCCCACCTGCACGATCAACGACTCCGACTACGTCAACGACGGCTGGCGGGTGCAGAACTGCGAACTGCTCGGCCTGTCCGACCTCAACACCGGCTCCGAGTACGTCCGCGACCAGATCGCCGGATACCTCAACAGGCTGACCGACCTCGGCGTGGACGGCTTCCGCGTCGACGCCGCCAAGCACATCCACCCCGGTGACCTGGCGGCGATCAGGTCGAAGCTGAAGGGCTCGCCGTACATCCACCAGGAGGTCATCCAGGGCAAGGACGAGGCGGTCCAGCCCGGCCAGTACACCGGCGTCGGCGACGTGCACGAGTTCGTGTACGGACGCAAGCTGAAGGAGCAGTTCACCGGCCAGATCAAGTGGCTTTCGAGCTTCGGCCAGAGCTGGGGCCTGTCGGTGCCCAGTGACAAGGCCGTCGTCTTCGTCGACAACCACGACACCGAGCGCAACGGCTCCACGCTCAACTACAAGTACGGCGACGCCTACAGACTGGCCAACGTCTTCATGCTCGCCTGGCCGTACGGCACCCCGCGGGTCTACTCCGGGTTCACCTGGAACGACAAGGAGGCCGGCCCGCCGTCCGCAGGGGGCGGCTTCGTCACCGACGCCGACTGCGGCAACGGCCGGTGGACCTGCTTCCACCGGCAGATGACCGGCATGGTCGGCTTCAACCGCGCCGTCGCGGGCACCCCGGTCGGCAACTGGTACGACAACGGCAACAACCTGATCGCCTTCAGTCGCGGCGGCAAGGGCTGGGTCGCGATCAACAATGAGGGCGGCAGCGTCACCCGCACCTTCGCCACCGGCCTGCCCGCCGGAACCTACGCCAACGTCGCCGGCGGCGGTTCGGTGACCGTCGGCGCGAACGGCTCGGCGTCGGTGACCGTCCCCGCCAGAGGCGCGATCGCCATCCACACCGGGGCCGGGCCCGGCCCCACCCCGACGGTGAACCCGGGCAAGGTCGCCACCTCCTTCAACGCCACTGTGACGACCTACTACGGCCAGAACGTCTTCGTCGTGGGCAACGTCGCCGAACTGGGCGGCTGGGACCCGGCCAAGGCGGTGGCGCTGTCGTCGACCGGCTACCCGGTCTGGAAGGCCACGGCCGCTCTCCCGGCGAACACCAGGATCGAGTACAAGTACATCAAGAAGAACCCGGACGGTTCGGTGACCTGGGAGAGCGACCCCAACCGCTCCTTCACCACCCCCTCCGGCGGCACCACCACCCGTGACGACACCTGGCGCTGA